The Kitasatospora paranensis genome has a window encoding:
- a CDS encoding FadR/GntR family transcriptional regulator — translation MDEAPIDWQAGAIFRPVRTGNAFEETVERLLQAIKLGVFGFGDRLPAERDLAARLGVSRETLREAIRSLQQAGCVESRRGRYGGTFITYRMPPPDVGELRRAALDLGEELQDALTYRLVLETGAAETAARRPLTDDQRAYLQQRLTDLEGAGAERYRQLDSRFHLAIAELTGSRSLATSIAEARMRLNDLLNAIPMLERNIEHAADQHRAMVRAILAGDGEGARRATEEHLGATAALLRAFLG, via the coding sequence GTGGACGAGGCACCGATCGACTGGCAGGCCGGGGCGATCTTCCGACCCGTCCGGACGGGCAACGCCTTCGAGGAGACCGTGGAACGGCTGCTCCAGGCGATCAAGCTCGGCGTCTTCGGGTTCGGCGACCGGCTGCCCGCCGAACGCGATCTGGCGGCCCGGCTCGGTGTCAGCCGGGAGACCCTGCGCGAGGCGATCCGCTCGCTCCAGCAGGCCGGCTGCGTGGAGTCGCGGCGCGGCCGCTACGGCGGCACGTTCATCACCTACCGGATGCCGCCGCCGGACGTCGGCGAGCTCCGGCGGGCCGCCCTTGACCTCGGCGAGGAGCTCCAGGACGCGCTGACCTACCGGCTGGTGCTGGAGACCGGCGCCGCCGAGACCGCCGCGCGGCGGCCGCTGACCGACGACCAGCGGGCGTACCTCCAGCAGCGGCTGACCGACCTGGAGGGCGCCGGGGCGGAGCGGTACCGCCAGCTCGACTCCCGCTTCCACCTGGCGATCGCCGAACTCACCGGGTCGCGGTCGCTGGCCACCAGCATCGCCGAGGCCCGGATGCGCCTCAACGACCTGCTCAACGCGATCCCCATGCTGGAGCGGAACATCGAGCACGCCGCCGACCAGCACCGCGCCATGGTCCGGGCGATCCTCGCCGGGGACGGCGAAGGCGCGCGGCGCGCGACCGAGGAGCACCTGGGTGCCACGGCCGCGTTGCTGCGCGCCTTCCTGGGGTGA
- a CDS encoding gamma-glutamyl-gamma-aminobutyrate hydrolase family protein, whose product MTGGPLVGITSYLDEAAWGVWRQSAALVPQTYVDAVSRAGGTPVLLPPRPGGVDRLLDALDGLVLAGGSDLDPARYGATPDPRTGPPHRARDEREFELLAGALRRDLPVLGVCRGMQLLNVALGGTLIQHLPDGSHQNPPARFVRQAVHVRPDSLLGAVLGRAAKVSCYHHQAADRLGTGLQAVAWAADETVEALELPDRRFVLGVQWHPETDPDDLRLFEALTAAAAR is encoded by the coding sequence GTGACCGGCGGCCCGCTGGTCGGCATCACCAGCTACCTCGACGAGGCCGCCTGGGGCGTCTGGCGGCAGAGCGCCGCGCTCGTCCCGCAGACCTACGTCGACGCGGTCTCCCGGGCCGGCGGCACTCCCGTCCTGCTGCCGCCCCGGCCCGGCGGCGTGGACCGACTGCTGGACGCCCTCGACGGCCTGGTGCTGGCCGGCGGCTCCGACCTCGACCCGGCGCGCTACGGCGCGACCCCGGACCCGCGCACCGGCCCGCCCCACCGAGCCAGGGACGAACGGGAGTTCGAGCTGCTGGCGGGCGCGCTGCGGCGCGACCTGCCGGTGCTCGGTGTCTGCCGCGGGATGCAGCTGCTCAACGTCGCGCTCGGTGGCACCCTGATCCAGCACCTGCCGGACGGGAGCCACCAGAACCCGCCCGCCCGGTTCGTCCGGCAGGCCGTCCACGTCCGGCCGGACAGCCTGCTCGGGGCCGTCCTCGGCCGGGCGGCCAAGGTGTCCTGCTACCACCACCAGGCCGCCGACCGGCTGGGCACGGGTCTGCAGGCCGTCGCCTGGGCCGCCGATGAGACCGTCGAGGCGCTCGAACTGCCGGACCGCCGCTTCGTGCTGGGCGTCCAGTGGCACCCCGAGACCGATCCCGACGACCTCCGCCTGTTCGAGGCCCTGACGGCGGCCGCCGCCCGCTGA
- a CDS encoding acyl-CoA dehydrogenase family protein, which yields MKDPLDLLDIPSLLGEEERAIQSTVARFLADRVRPALPEWYENAHFPREIAPELGKLGVLGMHLEGYGCAGTDAVSYGLACLELEAADSGFRSFVSVQGSLSMYSIHRYGSEEQKQEWLPRLAAGEAIGCFGLTEPDFGSDPAGMRTRAVRDGEDWILDGTKMWITNGAIADVATVWAATEDGIRGFLVPRGTPGFRTQEITRKLSLRASTTAELILDGVRLPASARLPHARGLGAPLSCLNEARFGILFGAVGAARDCLQTALAYGDARIQFDRPISGFQLTQRKFADMALALNNAALLAIHLGRLKEQGRIRPEQISAGKLNNVREALAIARECRTVLGANGISLEYSPLRHANNLESVLTYEGTAEIHTLVVGQALTGIPAYR from the coding sequence ATGAAGGACCCGCTGGACCTGCTGGACATCCCCTCCCTGCTGGGCGAGGAGGAGCGCGCCATCCAGTCCACCGTGGCGCGGTTCCTCGCGGACCGCGTCCGCCCCGCCCTGCCCGAGTGGTACGAGAACGCGCACTTCCCGCGCGAGATCGCCCCCGAACTGGGCAAGCTCGGGGTGCTCGGCATGCACCTGGAGGGGTACGGCTGCGCCGGGACGGACGCGGTCTCCTACGGGCTCGCCTGTCTGGAGCTGGAGGCGGCCGACTCGGGCTTCCGCAGCTTCGTCTCGGTGCAGGGATCGCTGTCGATGTACTCCATCCACCGCTACGGCTCCGAGGAGCAGAAGCAGGAGTGGCTGCCGCGGCTGGCCGCCGGCGAGGCGATCGGCTGCTTCGGTCTGACCGAGCCGGACTTCGGCTCGGACCCGGCCGGCATGCGGACCCGCGCCGTCCGCGACGGGGAGGACTGGATCCTCGACGGCACCAAGATGTGGATCACCAACGGTGCGATCGCGGACGTCGCCACCGTCTGGGCGGCCACCGAGGACGGCATCCGCGGGTTCCTGGTGCCGCGCGGCACGCCGGGCTTCCGCACCCAGGAGATCACCCGCAAGCTGTCCCTGCGGGCCTCCACCACCGCCGAGTTGATCCTGGACGGTGTCCGGCTGCCGGCGTCCGCCCGGCTGCCGCACGCCCGCGGCCTCGGCGCGCCGCTGTCCTGTCTGAACGAGGCCCGCTTCGGCATCCTGTTCGGCGCGGTCGGCGCCGCCCGCGACTGCCTGCAGACCGCGCTCGCCTACGGTGACGCGCGGATCCAATTCGACCGGCCGATCAGCGGATTCCAGCTCACCCAGCGGAAGTTCGCCGACATGGCGCTCGCGCTGAACAACGCCGCGCTGCTGGCGATCCACCTGGGCCGGCTCAAGGAGCAGGGCCGGATCCGCCCCGAGCAGATCAGTGCGGGCAAGCTCAACAACGTCCGGGAGGCACTGGCGATCGCCCGCGAGTGCCGCACCGTGCTCGGCGCCAACGGCATCTCGCTGGAGTACTCGCCGCTGCGGCACGCCAACAACCTCGAGTCGGTGCTCACCTACGAGGGCACCGCCGAGATCCACACCCTGGTCGTCGGCCAGGCGCTCACCGGCATCCCGGCCTACCGCTGA